GCGGCAGCGGGCTGTACCGAATGGATGCCCTGAAGAATGTCCAGGAAGTGGAGCTGGATACCCCCTATGGCCCCCCCAGCGATATCATTGTTCAGGGAACCCTGGGTGACGCAACCTTGTTTTTCCTGCCCCGTCACGGGCGTCAACATCTCATCCCCCCCGGAGAAATCAATTTTCGGGCCAATATTTTTGCCATGAAACTTCTGGGTGTGGAGAAAATCATCAGTGTCAGCGCCGTCGGCAGTCTGCGCGAGCACATTGAGCCCGGCGATATGGTGCTGGTTGACCAGTTTATCGATTTCACCCGGGCAGATCGCCCCGCAACTTTTTTTGAAAAGGGAATTACCGGCCATGTCAGCATGGCGCAGCCAACCTGTCCCTGTCTGCGCGATGCCCTGAAGCAGGCCATTGGCTCTCTGGATGTGACCCTGCACAGCCATGGCACCTATATCTGCATGGAGGGGCCGCAGTTTTCCAGCCGCGCCGAAAGCCACATGTACCGAGCCTGGGGCGCCGACGTGGTGGGCATGACCAATATGCCCGAAGCCAAACTGGCCCGTGAGGCGGAGATCTGTTACGCCACCCTGGCCCTCTCCACCGACTACGACTGCTGGAAGGAAGACGAAGAACACGTCAGCGTGGAAATGGTTCTGGAGATCATGCACCGCAATGTGGAAAACGCCAAACAGGTACTGCAGGTGCTGGCAGCCAGAACCATAGATGCTGGCTGTCAATGCGGAAGCGCAGCGGCCAATGCCGTCATCACCCCCGCCGATGCCATTTCCCGCGAGTTGCGCGAAAAACTCTTTCCCCTGTACGGCAAGTACTGGCAATAAGGGGTTGGGAAGTTTCCTGCACTCTTTGGTTTTCAAAACGCTCTGTAACCATTCACGGCTACCCTGCGTATTTTCAGCAGGAGCGCCAGTATTCCGAGAGCGAGCCCGGATGGTGAGCGGCAGAGACGTAGGTCCTCGGACGAAAGTGAGCGTCTCTGGGAGGAATGCTGGCGCGAGTACCAACACACCGTAAAGAGTTACAACGCTGAAAAAGCCCCCGCCATTCGGCGGGGGCTTTTGTGCAGATGAAAATTCCGGGAGTGTGCTCCTCAGTAAGAGTAGTACATGCTGAATTCCATGGGGTGCGGGCGCAGGGACAATGGCTTGATCTCATTGTTGCGCTTGTAGTCACACCAGATTTCGATGATGTCAGGTGTGAACACGTCGCCCTTGAGCAGGAACTCGTGATCTTCTTCCAGGGCTGCCAAGGACTCTTCCAGAGAGCCGGGCATGGAAGGAATGGTGGACAGTTCCACGGGATCCAGGTCGTAAATATTTTTGTCCAGAGGCTGGCCGGGATCAATTTTGTTTTCAATACCGT
This portion of the Desulfurispirillum indicum S5 genome encodes:
- the mtnP gene encoding S-methyl-5'-thioadenosine phosphorylase, encoding MTKIGIIGGSGLYRMDALKNVQEVELDTPYGPPSDIIVQGTLGDATLFFLPRHGRQHLIPPGEINFRANIFAMKLLGVEKIISVSAVGSLREHIEPGDMVLVDQFIDFTRADRPATFFEKGITGHVSMAQPTCPCLRDALKQAIGSLDVTLHSHGTYICMEGPQFSSRAESHMYRAWGADVVGMTNMPEAKLAREAEICYATLALSTDYDCWKEDEEHVSVEMVLEIMHRNVENAKQVLQVLAARTIDAGCQCGSAAANAVITPADAISRELREKLFPLYGKYWQ